The following coding sequences lie in one Maribacter forsetii DSM 18668 genomic window:
- a CDS encoding RagB/SusD family nutrient uptake outer membrane protein, with the protein MKNIIKFSALAILTFVGCAELDEEPIGTLSPGGFFNTIDDVNAMTDGTYGLMASGNFYGSGLTTPLQLSSDMVDNGLEFSDYTEFSPFLVTPTNSFVSDFWATAYQTIATANTAIDGISLLDDDIDEQDKKFAEGEARFVRGFLYYHLVRIYGNVPYIDSPDIADPLSIEQSTSEEVYVKIIEDLTFAFDNLEMEPRGSVRSRPSKGTAASYLASVYMTIEDWQNSYDKAKWVVDNAGALNYALADDFQDVFRESEQWASQEYIFSIDFTGNQTGENPNPITYENDNKIGPFNGVEGGVKPIRGWSMLVPHINVYNSWDANDYRLKVSMADSLILADDTDIVRPFSEFEVARPHIAKFNRFPGEGRTTAGWRSDFDHAAFRYAEVLLIAAESANELGLASEAIGYVNQIRGRARNAGTIDFYGSGYDSYAPSIYPEDVIATGTDNLRTIILEERRIELAFEFKRWYDIVRRDLGSEVFGPSGLEPQSNFSEFRYLWPIPQGEIDKNQNFVQNPGY; encoded by the coding sequence ATGAAGAATATAATAAAATTTTCTGCACTAGCTATTTTGACATTTGTTGGCTGCGCAGAATTAGATGAAGAACCGATAGGGACATTGAGTCCAGGAGGTTTTTTTAATACTATAGATGATGTAAATGCAATGACAGATGGTACATACGGCTTAATGGCATCTGGAAATTTTTATGGAAGCGGTCTTACCACTCCTTTACAACTGTCAAGCGATATGGTTGATAATGGACTTGAGTTTAGTGATTATACAGAGTTTAGTCCTTTCTTAGTTACACCTACAAATTCATTTGTAAGTGATTTTTGGGCTACGGCATATCAAACTATTGCCACTGCAAATACAGCTATTGATGGTATCAGTCTTTTAGATGATGATATTGATGAGCAAGACAAAAAATTTGCAGAAGGTGAGGCAAGGTTTGTTAGAGGTTTCTTGTATTATCATTTAGTTAGAATTTATGGTAATGTACCATACATTGATAGTCCTGATATCGCTGACCCATTAAGCATAGAACAATCTACTTCAGAAGAAGTATATGTGAAAATTATAGAAGATTTGACATTTGCTTTTGATAATTTAGAAATGGAGCCACGCGGTAGTGTAAGATCAAGACCTTCAAAGGGAACAGCAGCTTCTTATTTGGCTTCTGTTTATATGACGATAGAAGATTGGCAAAATTCGTATGATAAAGCAAAATGGGTGGTAGATAATGCAGGAGCATTGAATTACGCATTGGCAGATGATTTTCAAGATGTGTTTAGAGAAAGTGAACAATGGGCTTCTCAAGAGTATATCTTTTCTATAGATTTTACGGGCAATCAAACTGGTGAGAATCCAAACCCAATTACTTATGAAAATGATAATAAAATTGGACCGTTTAACGGTGTTGAAGGTGGTGTAAAACCTATTAGAGGTTGGAGTATGCTAGTACCTCATATTAATGTTTACAATAGTTGGGATGCCAACGATTATAGACTAAAAGTGAGTATGGCCGATTCATTGATATTGGCTGATGATACAGATATTGTTAGACCATTTTCTGAATTTGAGGTTGCTAGACCCCATATCGCAAAGTTTAATAGATTTCCGGGAGAAGGAAGAACAACTGCTGGTTGGAGATCTGATTTTGATCACGCAGCTTTTAGGTATGCCGAAGTTTTACTTATTGCAGCGGAATCTGCCAATGAATTAGGGCTTGCTTCTGAAGCTATAGGTTATGTAAATCAAATTAGAGGTCGTGCTAGAAATGCAGGAACTATTGATTTTTATGGTAGTGGTTATGACAGTTACGCTCCGTCCATTTATCCTGAAGATGTTATCGCAACCGGTACTGATAATTTGCGAACTATAATTTTGGAGGAAAGGCGTATTGAATTAGCTTTTGAATTTAAAAGATGGTATGATATTGTACGTAGGGATTTAGGAAGCGAAGTTTTTGGTCCTTCAGGATTAGAGCCTCAATCAAATTTTAGTGAGTTTAGATATTTGTGGCCAATACCACAG